A segment of the Labrus bergylta chromosome 11, fLabBer1.1, whole genome shotgun sequence genome:
CTCAGAGTGTTCGTTGGTACGTCTGTGAGCTGGAGAGGACCGTCatctctgtctgcagcaggttggGGGTCGAAGCGTCCACGTCTCCTCACACTGGAGTCTGGGTCGGAGACAACAAGATCTGTGCCATGGGTACGACAGAGACTCCATTTATGAATCCTCTAAAACTATGAAAGCTctttggtgccccctgtggtGGTAAGCAGTTACTGCAGGTGTGCCTCCTCATGTTCATGTGAACGGTGATTTTGTTCTTGAATAGCTCGTTCCTGATTGGTTCATATTTTATGACTTTACGGGTTCACATACATGAAACATGTCgagcctctgagtgaaacatcccgtcagtgtgaacacagacccgagaacaacaaacccagagagaGTTTGACTTCTCTCTTTTTAATAACTCCACATTATGTTACAGAGTATATTTGATACCAGAGCGGGGAAGATTAGCGTGCTAATAACCACATAGCGAGCTAATGAGAGTACTcgaataaaaacacacatcctgtcttcttcttcctgtttatatttttttaatatatttttttattttacagggacattgcatattaataaacattttggtaaatatgccagagttagacAAAAGGttaattttcatctgttgtccctgaacagattttataaaaggctccctaaaaaaataaaataaattcaaacatcactaaaagctacaaaaatagaaatatcctGACAGTAATGAAGCAGCCACAGGAGGaaaaacataaagcatgcaggatacacatcaAGGAGATCAAAAAGGACCTTCTCATGCAGGACAGACGTGGAGCAGACACAACAGTGTTCATtgcttcctctgtgtgtgaggAGCATCTGATGTGACTCCTGTTTGATTGATGTGTGTGAGGAGCATCTGATGTGACTCCTGtttgattgatgtgtgtgtgaggagcatCTGATGTGACTCCTGTTTGATTGATGTGTGTGAGGAGCATCTGATGTGACTCCTGTTTGATTGATGTGTGTGAGGAGCATCTGATGTGACTCCTGTTTGATTGATGTGTGTGAGGAGCATCTGATGTGACTCCTGTTTGATTGATGTGTGTGAGGAGCATCTGATGTGACTCCTGTTTGATTGATGTGTGTGAGGAGCATCTGATGTGACTCCAGTTTGATTGATGTGTGTGAGGAGCATCTGATGTGACTCCTGTtttattgatgtgtgtgtgaggagcatCTGATGTGACTCCTGTTTGATTGATGTGTGTGAGGAGCATCTGATGTGACTCCTGTTTGATTGATGTGTGTGAGGAGCATCTGATGTGACTCCTGTTTGATTGATGTGTGTGAGGAGCATCTGATGTGACTCCTGTTTGATTGATGTGTGTGAGGAGCATCTGATGTGACTCCTGTTTGATTGATGTGTGTCTCCAGGAATCCACTGTGGTCGATACGTCACGTCCCACGGCTTTGCTCTGAACTGTAACACGGACATGTCGTGGTTCAGCCACATCGTGCCGTGCGGTATCGAGGGTAAAGGAGTGACGTCACTGAGtgctgagctgcagagagacgtCAGCGTGGAGGAGGCCATCCCTCACCTGCTGGACGCCTTCACAGAGCAGTTCAACTGTCAGCTGAGGGACGGAGCTGAACCGGGCTGAGACAGCACAGGATCATCAGCGTAGAAAATGACCTCATTAtcagaaaatatgaatgaatcaCATGTTCgatttgttttctgaaaatCCCTTAAAACTCTTTCAAATCTCCTTTTTTACCTTCAAAGTTAAAGTGGCAGCTTGAATTCACTTTTCACTAAGCTTCAGTGTTGGCCTTGCTGTTGTTGGAAAATGTAAATCAGaataaaaaggttaaaggtcaggcaGTGTGAAGCAACAAGCTCAACGAATAGCTGGAATTCTTTCAGCTGCTGAAACAACAAAACCTCGTTTTGTTTTTACCGCTgagtaataaaaatgtatttctggtTTGTTCATAGAGAGGCTTTTGGTTAAAGGGGATTTAGGGGACGGCTTACTAACATGTATTcacgttttctttcttttattctgaGTGTCTGTAATTAAATCCAGTAAAACCTCAAATTGACCAGAAGTGCAATTTTATTCACAAATGATTTTAACCGTGAAAAATCTATTCAGAAGAACGAGTCGACTTGTTCCTCGACGTTATCACTTTATTCTccaaatgcttcatgaaaacaaaatcttcctgtgtgtgtgtgtgtgtgtgtgtgtgtgtgtgtgtgtgtgtgtgtgtgtgtgtgtgtgtgtgtgtgtgtgtgtgtgtgtgtgtgtgtgtctctctctctctctctctctctctctctctctctgtctctctctctctctctctctctctctctctctctctgtctctctgtctgtctctctctgtctctctctctctctctctctctctctctctgtctctctctgtctctctctctctctctgtctctctgtctctctctctctctctctctctctctctctctctctgtctctctctctctctctgtctctctgtctctctctctctgtctctctctctctctctctctctctgtctctctctctctctctctctctctctctccctccctctgtgtgtgtgtgtgggcagctGGGAGCTAACACACAGTTAGCTGGCTGTTAGCTGGCTGCTACTTTAATCCAGCGGTCCGATGGCTCTGCTTCAGCTGACTGAGTGTTAGCTAGCCTCATCCGGTCTGTCGACATGGGGGACAATAACGGAGTTAACGGAGACCTGAACGCCAACTCGAGGTACCAGAGCACCGGGGACCCGCAGCTGGACAAGTCCGTGCACCAGTGGTTGAGCTGGGACAAGGTGAGTCCGTGTCTGGGTGGACTCCTTCCCAGACCCCCCCCTGAGTAAACCCCCCACTGAACACCGCCGAGCATTTAGGTAAACAAACGTGGGAACCCCGGAGTGAACATCTGTCAGGTTTGGTCCTCTgcact
Coding sequences within it:
- the lipt2 gene encoding octanoyl-[acyl-carrier-protein]:protein N-octanoyltransferase LIPT2, mitochondrial produces the protein MQGSRPVVEVVRLGLVSYQEAVQLQQVYVKRHRSALAHTLLLCQHPPVYTTGIRHKPYPAPLLDRLRLLGADVHRTNRGGLITFHGPGQLVCYPVLNLCSFKKSVRWYVCELERTVISVCSRLGVEASTSPHTGVWVGDNKICAMGIHCGRYVTSHGFALNCNTDMSWFSHIVPCGIEGKGVTSLSAELQRDVSVEEAIPHLLDAFTEQFNCQLRDGAEPG